The Collimonas fungivorans Ter331 genome has a segment encoding these proteins:
- a CDS encoding heme-copper oxidase subunit III family protein — MNTMNTSAAASPATAPATGRWRQLVADWSSDQQAFQVSWGKAMMWIFLLSDTFIFSCFLTGYMTVRMATTVPWPNPSLVFGLKVGGVEVPLLLIAIMTFVLISSSGTMAMAVNFAYRRERVRAAILMFVTAGFGVCFVSMQVFEWSKLILQEGVRPWGNPMGAAQFGSTFFMITGFHGLHVTAGVIYLITVAVRLLRGSYDAVGKTGGNYQIVEIAGLYWHFVDLVWVFIFALFYLW; from the coding sequence ATGAACACGATGAACACGAGCGCTGCAGCATCTCCTGCAACCGCACCGGCCACCGGACGCTGGCGGCAGCTGGTGGCGGACTGGTCGTCGGACCAGCAGGCGTTCCAGGTATCGTGGGGCAAGGCCATGATGTGGATTTTCCTGCTGTCCGACACCTTCATCTTCAGCTGTTTCCTGACCGGCTACATGACGGTGCGCATGGCCACCACCGTTCCGTGGCCGAATCCGAGCCTCGTGTTCGGCCTCAAGGTAGGCGGTGTCGAAGTACCCTTGCTGCTGATCGCGATCATGACTTTTGTCCTGATCAGCAGCAGCGGCACCATGGCGATGGCGGTCAATTTCGCCTACCGCCGCGAACGCGTGCGCGCCGCCATCCTGATGTTTGTCACGGCAGGCTTTGGCGTGTGCTTCGTCAGCATGCAGGTGTTCGAATGGAGCAAGCTGATTTTGCAGGAAGGCGTGCGGCCATGGGGCAATCCGATGGGGGCGGCGCAATTCGGTTCGACTTTTTTCATGATCACCGGTTTCCACGGCTTGCACGTTACCGCCGGCGTGATCTACCTGATTACGGTGGCGGTGCGCTTGCTGCGCGGCAGTTATGACGCAGTTGGCAAGACCGGCGGGAATTACCAGATCGTCGAAATCGCCGGGCTGTACTGGCACTTCGTCGACCTGGTCTGGGTTTTCATTTTTGCCTTGTTCTATCTCTGGTAG
- a CDS encoding TetR/AcrR family transcriptional regulator — MRKKSEERRQAILDVAAQMFNESGFEGTSMSDISARLGGSKATLYNYFSSKEEIFVEVLLRQAGAQFDLTFASLVESDDLRAVLQRFGAMYLQAKLQPEIIAARRLILYHAERSQLGQVMYERGPKKGTTRMAEFFASAMARKQIREADAWLAALQFHGLMEAEWIEVRMLGVVTAVTAAKVRDSVERAVDAFMRIYAI, encoded by the coding sequence ATGCGCAAGAAAAGCGAAGAACGACGACAGGCGATCCTGGACGTCGCGGCGCAGATGTTCAATGAATCGGGATTCGAAGGGACTTCGATGTCGGACATATCGGCGCGCCTGGGCGGATCGAAGGCGACGCTGTACAACTATTTTTCGTCGAAAGAGGAAATTTTCGTCGAAGTCCTGCTGCGGCAGGCTGGCGCGCAGTTCGACCTGACCTTCGCCAGCCTGGTCGAATCCGACGATCTGCGCGCCGTCCTGCAGCGTTTCGGCGCGATGTACCTGCAGGCGAAACTGCAGCCCGAGATCATCGCTGCGCGCCGTCTCATCCTTTATCATGCCGAGCGGTCCCAGCTTGGCCAGGTCATGTACGAGCGCGGACCGAAAAAGGGCACGACCAGGATGGCCGAATTCTTCGCCAGCGCAATGGCGCGCAAACAGATCCGCGAAGCCGATGCCTGGCTCGCCGCCTTGCAGTTCCACGGTTTGATGGAGGCGGAGTGGATCGAAGTCAGGATGCTGGGGGTGGTCACGGCGGTGACAGCGGCCAAGGTGCGCGATTCGGTGGAGCGCGCCGTCGATGCCTTCATGCGGATCTATGCCATTTGA
- a CDS encoding HlyD family efflux transporter periplasmic adaptor subunit has product MSHSDSQAVQELASTEATLKAEQAATTKKRKKLFAILGGVVLLGGLSYATYWHFIGSRYISTDNAYTAAEISQITPAINGIVADVKVVDTQYVKQGEVLVVIDNSDAKLALLQAEADLDRSQRRVQAYFANDAGLAAQVLARDAEQSRAAAQVLSAQADLQRAELDLRRREALAKSGSVSGEELTNARSALLTAQASMKVAEAGAIQAKSNRSAAIGAQQASTVLTANTTVATNPEVELARAKRDQAKLDLERTVLRAPVDGVVARRQVQVGQRVQAGTALMTVVPTQSMHVDANFKEGQLTQVQLGQPVTMSADIYGGSVEYHGTVVGLSGGTGSAFAMIPAQNATGNWIKVVQRLPVRISIDRKELIAKPLSVGLSMEVAIDTRGDKSAPAARM; this is encoded by the coding sequence ATGTCACATTCCGATTCCCAGGCAGTCCAAGAACTCGCATCCACCGAAGCCACGCTCAAGGCAGAACAGGCGGCCACTACAAAAAAACGCAAGAAACTGTTCGCCATCCTGGGCGGCGTCGTCCTGCTCGGCGGCCTTTCCTACGCCACTTACTGGCATTTCATCGGCTCGCGCTACATCAGCACCGACAATGCCTATACCGCGGCTGAAATTTCCCAGATCACGCCGGCCATCAACGGCATCGTCGCCGATGTCAAGGTGGTCGATACCCAATATGTGAAGCAAGGCGAGGTGCTGGTCGTGATCGACAATAGCGACGCCAAGCTGGCGCTGCTGCAGGCGGAAGCCGACCTCGATCGCTCACAGCGCCGTGTGCAGGCCTATTTCGCCAACGACGCCGGGCTGGCGGCCCAGGTCCTGGCGCGCGATGCCGAACAGAGCCGCGCCGCGGCACAGGTGCTGTCGGCGCAAGCGGACTTGCAGCGCGCCGAACTCGATTTGCGCCGGCGCGAAGCGCTGGCCAAGTCCGGCTCGGTCTCCGGTGAAGAACTGACCAATGCCCGCAGCGCGCTGCTGACCGCGCAAGCCAGCATGAAAGTCGCCGAAGCCGGCGCCATACAAGCCAAGAGCAACCGCAGCGCCGCCATCGGCGCCCAGCAAGCCAGCACGGTGCTGACCGCCAACACCACCGTCGCCACCAATCCCGAAGTTGAACTGGCCCGCGCCAAGCGCGACCAGGCCAAGCTGGACCTGGAACGCACCGTCTTGCGCGCCCCGGTCGACGGCGTGGTGGCGCGGCGCCAGGTCCAGGTCGGCCAGCGGGTGCAGGCCGGCACCGCCCTGATGACCGTGGTGCCGACCCAATCGATGCACGTCGACGCCAATTTCAAGGAAGGACAGCTGACCCAGGTGCAACTGGGGCAACCGGTCACCATGAGCGCCGACATCTACGGCGGTTCGGTCGAATACCACGGCACCGTGGTCGGCCTGTCGGGCGGCACCGGTTCGGCGTTCGCCATGATTCCGGCGCAAAACGCCACCGGCAACTGGATCAAGGTGGTGCAGCGGCTGCCGGTACGGATTTCGATCGACCGCAAGGAATTGATCGCCAAACCCTTGAGCGTCGGCCTGTCGATGGAAGTCGCTATCGATACGCGCGGCGACAAGAGCGCCCCGGCTGCGCGCATGTAG
- a CDS encoding cytochrome c oxidase subunit I, translating to MAHTDDSAHHDHGPQGFFRKYVWSQDHKVIAIQYASVAILAGLVGVGLSNLMRLQLGFPGKFAFIDAPHYYQFMTMHGMIMVIYLLTALFLGGFGNYLIPLMVGARDMVFPYLNMLSFWVYLLSVIVLMASFFVPGGPTGAGWTLYPPQAILPGTPGYEWGIILMLVSLLIFIVAATMGGLNYVTTVLQARTRGMTLLRMPLTVWGIFVATILALLAFPALFVSGIMMLLDRTLGTSFFMPALVSMGQVSGYKGGSPLLFQHLFWFFGHPEVYIVALPAFGIVSDLISVHARKSIFGYRTMVWAILAIGVLSVVVWAHHMFVSGMNPYFGFFFATTTLIIAVPTAIKVYNWVLTLWNGDIHLSVPMLFALAFISTFLIGGLTGLFLGNVSVDIPLSNTYFVVAHFHMVMGVSPLLVVFGGIYHWYPKVSGRMLHEGMGKFHFWITFLGTYAIFFPMHYLGILGMPRRYYAFDGYKFIPDSAHALNAFISVVALIVATAQLVFIFNLIWSIFRGKPAPANPWRAASLEWQTPDTPPTHGNWGEQLPVVYRGAYTYSVPGAKEDFIAQNVPPVAGDAESLALKETYA from the coding sequence ATGGCCCACACCGACGACAGCGCGCACCACGACCACGGACCGCAAGGCTTCTTCCGCAAATACGTCTGGAGCCAGGACCACAAGGTGATTGCGATCCAGTACGCCAGCGTCGCCATCCTGGCCGGACTGGTGGGGGTCGGGCTGTCGAACCTGATGCGCCTGCAGCTGGGTTTCCCCGGCAAGTTTGCCTTCATCGATGCGCCGCATTACTACCAGTTCATGACCATGCACGGCATGATCATGGTGATCTACCTGCTCACGGCGCTGTTCCTCGGCGGTTTCGGCAATTACCTGATCCCGCTGATGGTGGGTGCGCGCGACATGGTGTTCCCTTACCTGAACATGCTCAGCTTCTGGGTCTACCTGCTCTCGGTGATCGTGCTGATGGCGAGCTTTTTCGTGCCGGGCGGACCGACCGGCGCCGGCTGGACCTTGTACCCGCCGCAGGCGATCTTGCCGGGCACGCCGGGTTACGAGTGGGGCATCATCCTGATGCTGGTGTCGCTGCTGATCTTCATCGTCGCCGCCACCATGGGCGGCCTGAACTACGTGACCACCGTATTGCAGGCGCGTACCCGCGGCATGACGCTGCTGCGCATGCCGCTGACGGTGTGGGGGATTTTTGTTGCGACCATTTTGGCGCTGCTGGCTTTCCCGGCGCTGTTCGTGAGCGGCATCATGATGCTGCTGGACCGTACGCTGGGCACCAGTTTCTTCATGCCGGCGCTGGTGTCGATGGGGCAGGTCAGCGGCTACAAAGGCGGCAGCCCCTTGCTGTTCCAACACCTGTTCTGGTTTTTCGGCCATCCCGAGGTGTATATCGTAGCCTTGCCGGCGTTCGGCATCGTCTCGGACCTGATCAGCGTGCACGCGCGCAAAAGCATCTTCGGCTACCGCACCATGGTGTGGGCGATCCTGGCGATCGGCGTGCTGAGCGTGGTGGTGTGGGCGCACCACATGTTCGTCAGCGGCATGAATCCGTATTTCGGTTTCTTTTTCGCCACCACCACCCTGATCATTGCGGTGCCTACCGCCATCAAGGTCTACAACTGGGTGCTGACCTTGTGGAATGGCGATATCCACCTGTCGGTGCCGATGCTGTTCGCGCTGGCGTTCATCAGCACTTTCCTGATCGGCGGCCTGACCGGGCTGTTCCTCGGCAACGTCAGCGTCGACATTCCTTTATCCAACACGTATTTCGTGGTGGCGCATTTCCATATGGTGATGGGGGTGTCGCCCTTGCTGGTGGTGTTTGGCGGCATCTACCACTGGTACCCGAAGGTGAGCGGCCGCATGCTGCACGAAGGGATGGGGAAATTCCATTTCTGGATCACTTTTCTCGGCACTTATGCGATCTTTTTTCCCATGCATTACCTCGGCATCCTCGGCATGCCGCGCCGCTACTACGCCTTCGATGGCTATAAATTCATCCCCGATTCGGCGCATGCGCTGAATGCCTTTATCAGCGTGGTGGCGCTGATCGTGGCGACGGCGCAACTGGTTTTCATCTTCAACCTGATCTGGAGCATATTCCGCGGCAAACCGGCGCCGGCCAATCCGTGGCGCGCCGCATCGCTGGAATGGCAGACGCCGGACACGCCGCCCACCCATGGCAACTGGGGCGAACAGCTGCCGGTGGTGTACCGAGGCGCCTATACCTATAGCGTGCCGGGCGCCAAGGAAGATTTCATTGCGCAAAACGTGCCGCCGGTGGCTGGCGACGCCGAGTCGCTGGCGCTCAAGGAGACATACGCATGA
- a CDS encoding bb3-type cytochrome oxidase subunit III: MRTLDASIHSSPAAILKPPAGGYVRYGYGVEGMPPDLRDAAVSVALWVFIGVATSLFLLFLAAYGMRMDAGDWSPLAMPWQLWLSSSLLVLASVLLQLAATAAATLHLQRARSLLVAAGVCGFAFLGAQLWGWQALLAIHVTASGNPAGSFFYLLTAMHGLHVAGGLAGWGVVAYGAWRQDASRLTWRIRLCARYWHFLLALWALLFAALGWLTPELVRMVCGTR; encoded by the coding sequence ATGAGGACGCTTGATGCATCGATCCACTCCAGCCCGGCCGCCATCCTGAAACCGCCGGCCGGCGGTTATGTGCGCTATGGCTACGGCGTCGAAGGCATGCCGCCTGACCTGCGCGACGCGGCCGTCAGCGTTGCTTTATGGGTATTCATCGGCGTCGCCACCTCGCTGTTCCTGCTTTTCCTGGCCGCCTACGGCATGCGGATGGATGCCGGCGACTGGTCGCCGCTGGCGATGCCATGGCAGCTATGGCTGAGCAGTTCGCTGCTGGTGCTTGCCAGCGTGCTGCTGCAGCTGGCGGCGACAGCGGCCGCCACGCTGCATCTGCAGCGAGCCCGTTCGCTGCTGGTCGCTGCCGGTGTTTGCGGTTTCGCTTTCCTGGGTGCGCAACTGTGGGGATGGCAAGCATTGCTGGCCATCCATGTCACCGCCAGCGGCAATCCGGCCGGCAGTTTCTTTTATCTGCTGACAGCCATGCATGGTCTGCACGTAGCGGGCGGGCTGGCCGGCTGGGGTGTCGTCGCATATGGCGCCTGGCGGCAGGATGCCAGCCGCCTGACCTGGCGCATCCGTTTGTGCGCGCGTTACTGGCATTTCTTGCTGGCGCTGTGGGCGCTGCTGTTTGCCGCACTCGGCTGGCTGACGCCGGAACTGGTGCGCATGGTTTGCGGTACGCGCTAA
- a CDS encoding DHA2 family efflux MFS transporter permease subunit encodes MPSISSELPIKPLAGAQLIGAGLLLAAANFIAVLDTTIANVSVSTISGALGASSSQGTYVITSYAVAEAITVPLTGWLANRFGAVRVFITSMVMFGVFSALCGLANSLGLLIAFRIFQGLAGGPLIPLSQTLLLRVFPKEKAPTAVGLWAMTTLIAPIAGPILGGVLCDQYSWPYIFYINVPVALICGYLGWKMFKRYESSLVKVPIDKVGMGLMIVWVAALQLMLDQGKEKDWFASPEIMALALVATIGFIAFLIWELTERNPVVDLRVFRHRGYSASVITICLAFGAFFGATVLTPLWLQGYMGYTATHSGQTTALSGILAVMTAPFVAKLSTKVDPRKLVCLGVLWLGSVTLLRSFNSTDMTTFQIGWPLLLQGIGMPLFFVPLTGLALSSVNFSETASAAGLMSFCRTMSGAIATSLVNTSWENKAIYYHAELSGLVDQAGNASNTLVQSGLSAEQARLSIEQTVQSQSIMLSTNHIFMMAALSFLLAATAVWFAPKPKRIADTSAAH; translated from the coding sequence ATGCCATCCATTTCTTCAGAGCTGCCGATCAAGCCCCTGGCCGGGGCGCAGCTGATCGGCGCCGGCCTGCTGCTGGCCGCCGCCAACTTCATCGCGGTGCTCGACACCACCATCGCCAACGTCTCGGTATCGACCATCTCCGGCGCGCTCGGCGCCTCCTCCAGCCAGGGCACCTACGTCATCACTTCGTACGCGGTGGCGGAAGCGATCACCGTGCCGCTGACCGGCTGGCTCGCCAACCGCTTCGGCGCGGTGCGCGTGTTCATCACGTCGATGGTCATGTTCGGCGTGTTCTCGGCGCTGTGCGGGCTGGCCAATTCGCTCGGCCTGCTGATCGCCTTCCGCATCTTCCAGGGACTGGCCGGCGGCCCGCTGATCCCGCTCTCGCAGACCTTGCTGCTGCGGGTTTTCCCCAAGGAGAAAGCGCCGACCGCGGTCGGACTGTGGGCCATGACCACCCTGATTGCGCCGATTGCCGGGCCGATACTGGGCGGCGTCTTGTGCGACCAGTACAGCTGGCCCTACATTTTCTACATCAACGTGCCGGTGGCGCTGATCTGCGGTTACCTTGGCTGGAAAATGTTCAAGCGCTACGAATCGTCGCTGGTGAAAGTGCCCATCGACAAAGTCGGCATGGGGCTGATGATCGTCTGGGTCGCGGCCCTGCAGCTGATGCTGGACCAGGGCAAGGAAAAAGACTGGTTCGCCTCGCCTGAAATCATGGCCCTGGCGCTGGTAGCCACCATCGGCTTCATCGCCTTCCTGATCTGGGAACTGACCGAGCGCAATCCGGTGGTCGACCTGCGGGTGTTCCGGCACCGCGGCTATTCGGCCAGCGTGATCACCATCTGCCTGGCGTTCGGCGCCTTCTTCGGCGCCACCGTGCTGACGCCGCTGTGGCTGCAAGGCTACATGGGCTACACCGCTACCCACTCCGGCCAGACCACCGCCTTGAGCGGCATCCTGGCGGTCATGACCGCGCCCTTCGTCGCCAAGCTGTCGACCAAAGTCGATCCGCGCAAGCTGGTGTGCCTGGGCGTGCTGTGGCTCGGTTCGGTGACCTTGCTGCGCAGCTTCAACAGCACCGACATGACCACCTTCCAGATCGGCTGGCCGCTGCTGCTGCAAGGCATAGGCATGCCGCTGTTCTTCGTGCCGCTGACCGGACTGGCGCTGAGCAGCGTCAATTTCTCCGAGACCGCCTCCGCTGCCGGCCTGATGAGTTTCTGCCGCACCATGTCGGGCGCCATCGCCACTTCGCTGGTCAACACCAGCTGGGAAAACAAGGCGATCTATTATCACGCCGAACTGTCGGGCCTGGTCGACCAGGCCGGCAACGCCAGCAATACCCTGGTGCAGTCCGGCCTGAGCGCGGAACAGGCGCGGCTCAGCATCGAGCAAACCGTGCAGTCGCAAAGCATCATGCTGTCGACCAACCATATTTTCATGATGGCGGCGCTGTCATTCCTGCTGGCGGCGACTGCGGTATGGTTCGCGCCGAAGCCCAAACGCATTGCCGACACCTCGGCGGCGCACTGA
- a CDS encoding MarR family transcriptional regulator, with the protein MATLTHLRQQRQSAAGLDALMEHAHGAILDALNRELQVLDITAAQYVIIVNLANSRTESIAALCKLVAYDPGAMTRMVRRLERKGLVTRLRSPRNSRAITLELTAAGWSIYPKLIECITHVLDQLLADFSQDETSKLKELLHKLLSKI; encoded by the coding sequence ATGGCTACCCTAACCCATCTCCGGCAACAGCGGCAATCCGCCGCCGGCCTGGATGCCTTGATGGAACACGCGCACGGCGCGATCCTGGACGCGCTGAACCGGGAATTGCAGGTGCTGGACATTACGGCGGCGCAGTACGTGATCATCGTCAACCTGGCCAATTCGCGCACAGAGTCGATCGCGGCGCTGTGCAAATTGGTGGCTTACGATCCCGGCGCGATGACGCGCATGGTCAGGCGGCTGGAAAGGAAAGGCCTGGTGACGCGGCTGCGTTCGCCGCGGAACAGCCGCGCAATCACGCTCGAACTGACCGCGGCCGGCTGGTCGATCTACCCGAAACTGATCGAATGCATCACCCATGTGCTGGACCAGCTCCTGGCGGATTTCAGCCAGGACGAAACCAGCAAGCTGAAAGAATTGCTGCATAAGCTGTTGTCGAAAATTTGA
- a CDS encoding cytochrome c oxidase subunit II: MAMAVALVLMVAASLLFHFLSPWWATPLASNWRQMDDTLTITLVITAIFFVVINLFIVYTLLRFRHREGWRAAYQPDNKKLERWLIVATSIAIMGLLAPGLFVYAAYVTVPANALDVEVVGQQWQWKFRYPGPGGKLGRSSIDLVSAANPFGLDPRDPAGQDNILVNNNELHLQINQPVRMLLRSQDVLHDFYAPPFRARMNMVPGMVTSFWFTPNKLGRYEVLCAQLCGVGHSGMRGYVVVEDAASFQKWLKAQPTFAQTMAPPAPAPAPQVGAATGGAAAAVTGDALVAQGKALAESKACVACHTVDGSPRVGPTWKGLFGKTETMENGSTAKVDETYLKDFIRNPQARVVKGFAPMMPKIDMSDAELEALVAYIKSYGATAPSQQAQQSAPSRAPSR, from the coding sequence ATGGCCATGGCTGTTGCGCTCGTGTTGATGGTTGCCGCCTCGCTGCTGTTTCATTTTCTCAGCCCTTGGTGGGCCACGCCGCTGGCGTCGAACTGGCGTCAGATGGACGATACCCTGACCATCACGCTGGTCATCACCGCCATCTTCTTTGTTGTCATCAACCTGTTCATCGTCTACACCTTGCTGCGTTTTCGCCATCGCGAAGGGTGGCGCGCGGCCTACCAGCCCGACAACAAGAAACTCGAACGCTGGCTGATCGTCGCCACCAGCATCGCCATCATGGGCCTGCTGGCGCCTGGCCTGTTTGTCTACGCGGCTTACGTAACGGTGCCGGCGAACGCGCTGGATGTGGAAGTGGTCGGCCAGCAGTGGCAGTGGAAATTCCGCTATCCCGGACCCGGCGGCAAGCTGGGACGATCCAGCATCGACCTGGTCAGCGCCGCCAATCCGTTCGGGCTGGATCCGCGCGATCCGGCCGGCCAGGACAATATCCTGGTCAACAATAACGAACTCCACCTGCAGATCAACCAGCCGGTCAGGATGCTGCTGCGTTCGCAGGATGTGCTGCACGATTTTTACGCGCCGCCTTTCCGCGCCCGCATGAACATGGTGCCGGGCATGGTGACCTCGTTCTGGTTCACGCCGAACAAGCTCGGCCGTTATGAAGTCTTGTGCGCGCAGCTGTGCGGCGTCGGCCATTCGGGCATGCGCGGTTATGTCGTAGTGGAGGACGCCGCCAGTTTCCAGAAATGGCTGAAGGCGCAGCCGACGTTTGCCCAGACCATGGCGCCGCCGGCTCCAGCCCCGGCGCCGCAGGTCGGCGCAGCGACTGGCGGCGCTGCAGCAGCCGTGACCGGCGATGCCCTGGTAGCGCAAGGCAAGGCGCTGGCTGAATCCAAGGCTTGCGTGGCTTGCCACACGGTGGACGGCAGTCCGCGCGTCGGTCCGACCTGGAAGGGCTTGTTCGGCAAAACCGAAACCATGGAAAACGGCTCCACCGCAAAAGTGGACGAAACTTACCTGAAGGATTTCATCCGCAATCCGCAAGCGCGGGTGGTCAAGGGCTTTGCGCCGATGATGCCGAAGATCGACATGAGCGATGCCGAGCTGGAGGCGCTGGTGGCTTACATCAAATCCTATGGCGCTACGGCGCCAAGCCAGCAGGCGCAGCAATCTGCACCTTCCCGCGCACCATCCCGATAA
- a CDS encoding 3',5'-nucleoside bisphosphate phosphatase — translation MLNVDLHCHSNVSDGTLTPAAVAARAKANGVDIWALTDHDEIGGIAAARAAAAELGLPYVAGVEISITWAAQTIHIVGLQIDETNAELVQGLAATRGGRERRAHEMAEQLAAVGIPGAFEGALKHVGNPDLISRTHFARYLVEIGRCADTSEVFRNFLTEGNPGYVPHRWASLEQSVRWIRGAGGVAVVAHPGRYKLSDLAFDAFFNEFKQLGGSAIEVVTGSHTPDQYGYYAKVAADYGFLASRGSDFHSPSESRVDLGTLPPLPASLTPVWHNW, via the coding sequence ATGTTGAACGTTGATCTCCATTGCCATTCCAATGTTTCCGACGGCACCTTGACGCCGGCGGCGGTGGCCGCGCGCGCCAAGGCCAATGGCGTCGATATCTGGGCCCTGACCGATCACGACGAAATAGGCGGCATCGCCGCAGCGCGAGCCGCGGCGGCTGAGCTCGGCCTGCCGTATGTGGCCGGAGTCGAGATCTCGATCACCTGGGCCGCGCAGACCATCCATATCGTCGGTTTGCAAATCGATGAAACCAATGCTGAGCTGGTGCAGGGATTGGCTGCCACGCGCGGCGGCCGCGAACGGCGTGCGCATGAAATGGCGGAGCAATTGGCGGCGGTGGGAATTCCCGGCGCCTTCGAAGGCGCCTTGAAACATGTCGGCAATCCGGACCTGATATCGCGCACCCATTTTGCCCGCTACCTGGTGGAGATCGGCCGCTGCGCCGACACCAGCGAAGTGTTCCGCAATTTCCTGACCGAAGGCAATCCCGGTTATGTCCCGCATCGCTGGGCCTCGCTGGAACAATCGGTGCGCTGGATACGCGGCGCCGGCGGGGTGGCGGTGGTGGCGCACCCGGGCCGCTACAAACTGAGCGACCTGGCCTTCGACGCTTTTTTCAACGAATTCAAACAGCTCGGCGGCAGCGCGATCGAAGTCGTCACCGGCAGCCATACGCCGGACCAGTACGGCTATTACGCCAAGGTCGCCGCCGACTACGGTTTCCTTGCTTCGCGCGGTTCCGATTTCCACAGCCCGAGCGAATCGCGGGTTGATCTCGGCACCTTGCCGCCGCTGCCCGCCAGCCTGACGCCGGTGTGGCACAACTGGTGA
- a CDS encoding efflux transporter outer membrane subunit yields the protein MPRPCFPPYAALSLCVLALSISGCAPFSEIGPRAVPKDISSYQAGQLAGNAVSWPDDNWWTIYRDPQLDRLIAEGLKGAPSLAAAQARLLKAQGVAQQQGAALLPQVSANASADYMKQSYNNGVPPEFVPPNYNVEGKATLNLSYEIDFWGKNRAALAAATSDLEAARADAAQARIALATSIAAAYAEFERLLSQHDTAQEALQVRIQTLDLFEQRRLNGLETLGSVKQVVARKASAEADLLSLDESIALQRNKLAALLGAGPDRGLSLQRPVLDLSKPFALPSQLPVNLLGRRPDVVAARLRAEAAAKQIKVAKAQFYPNVNLTAYLGFQSLGLGMLTKAGSDIGSIGPAISLPIFEGGRLRGQYRQASASYDEAVANYDNAVTQALQDVADAAVSEKALSGRLGKVQEAVDAAAAAAQIAQNRYAGGLATYLDVLNAQDTLLTNQRDLSTLRSRMFALDVQLVRALGGGYRQAAI from the coding sequence ATGCCACGCCCTTGTTTTCCACCCTACGCCGCCCTTAGCCTGTGCGTGCTGGCGCTAAGCATCAGCGGCTGCGCCCCGTTTTCCGAAATCGGCCCGCGCGCCGTACCCAAGGACATCAGCAGTTACCAAGCCGGCCAGCTGGCCGGCAATGCCGTCAGTTGGCCGGACGATAACTGGTGGACGATTTACCGCGATCCGCAACTCGACAGGCTGATCGCCGAAGGCTTGAAGGGCGCACCGTCGCTGGCGGCAGCCCAGGCGCGCCTGCTGAAAGCGCAAGGCGTGGCCCAGCAGCAAGGCGCTGCCCTGCTGCCGCAAGTCAGCGCCAATGCCTCGGCTGACTACATGAAGCAAAGCTACAACAACGGCGTGCCGCCAGAGTTCGTGCCGCCAAACTACAACGTCGAGGGCAAGGCCACGCTCAACCTCAGTTATGAAATCGATTTCTGGGGCAAGAACCGCGCCGCCTTGGCCGCCGCCACGTCCGATCTGGAAGCCGCCAGGGCCGACGCCGCCCAGGCCCGCATCGCGCTGGCGACCTCGATCGCCGCCGCCTATGCCGAATTCGAACGCCTGCTGAGCCAGCACGACACGGCGCAAGAAGCGCTGCAGGTGCGGATACAGACGCTCGACCTGTTTGAACAGCGCCGCCTCAACGGCCTGGAGACGCTCGGCAGCGTCAAGCAGGTAGTGGCGCGCAAAGCCAGCGCCGAAGCCGACCTGCTGAGCCTGGACGAATCGATAGCCCTGCAACGCAACAAGCTGGCCGCCCTGCTCGGCGCCGGACCGGACCGCGGCTTGTCGTTGCAACGGCCGGTGCTCGACCTGTCCAAGCCGTTTGCCTTGCCGTCGCAGCTGCCCGTGAACCTGCTCGGCCGGCGGCCGGACGTGGTGGCCGCGCGCCTGCGCGCCGAAGCCGCCGCCAAGCAGATCAAGGTCGCCAAGGCGCAGTTCTATCCGAACGTGAACCTGACCGCTTACCTTGGCTTCCAGTCGCTGGGACTGGGCATGCTGACCAAGGCCGGCTCCGACATCGGCAGCATCGGCCCCGCCATCTCGCTGCCGATCTTCGAGGGCGGCCGCCTGCGCGGCCAGTATCGCCAGGCCAGCGCCAGCTATGACGAAGCGGTGGCCAACTACGACAACGCCGTGACGCAGGCATTGCAGGATGTCGCCGATGCCGCCGTCAGCGAAAAAGCCTTGTCTGGACGCCTGGGCAAGGTGCAGGAAGCGGTCGACGCCGCCGCGGCAGCCGCCCAGATCGCCCAGAACCGCTATGCAGGCGGACTGGCGACCTACCTCGACGTGCTCAACGCGCAAGACACCCTGCTCACCAACCAGCGCGACCTGTCGACGCTGCGCTCGCGCATGTTCGCGCTGGACGTACAGCTGGTGCGGGCGCTGGGCGGCGGTTATCGCCAGGCTGCAATCTGA